One Mya arenaria isolate MELC-2E11 chromosome 7, ASM2691426v1 genomic window carries:
- the LOC128241880 gene encoding uncharacterized protein LOC128241880 translates to MTMKRSLRRVPFTLMYMLLYFISLNDAQPEGIFDKPTSVSNVLSLMGKYGLQQIKAEGRANTKQYLVTTLLTAEELDEASVWEMDKLLALGKDRLKIFYNQNVAGADELETKGGPRHGEILFIYFDEHNSVDALKERLPVKGNNGNSYLILYSYYIPCACIPSCSFNCAEELGKLAHLHSKDITTIVGYSAVHDQTDEHSSEVFLKEGGVSLFRDMAGNNDHFQLVQVITDTNSRPMKGTFQELFQQCLIKNPVSICIPDETKERIVTAFINYIMLPNFKASIFFGKLSEMSKFFLRKEVKSKLEESIRKVSCDKMTLDPENCRSLIKACFDSALDQTDTLAYPTFGATRFYKPIDDAMRWRDVEALSRNFDIEYVSVPDCEKKFNSVTSLCISKAEKKGKKDTNTLPDRTGREFDDEEKRRLTGSSDLKQKTGQVKQKQGETSRKKM, encoded by the exons ATGACCATGAAGCGATCACTCAGACGAGTGCCATTTACACTGATGTATATGTTGCTGTACTTCATATCTTTGAACG ATGCACAACCGGAAGGCATTTTCGATAAACCAACGTCAGTATCAAATGTTTTGTCTCTTATGGGAAAATATGGACTTCAACAAATCAAAGCTGAAGGAAGAGCAAATACGAAACAGTACCTTGTGACCACCCTGTTAACCGCTGAAGAACTAGATGAGGCTTCAGTCTGGGAAATGGATAAATTACTAGCATTGGGAAAGGAtagactaaaaatattttacaatcaaaATGTGGCTGGCGCCGATGAGTTGGAAACAAAGGGCGGACCGAGGCATGGGGAgatactatttatttattttgatgaacaTAATTCTGTGGATGCTCTTAAAGAGAGACTTCCTGTGAAGGGAAACAACGGGAATTCGTATCTGATTCTCTACTCATATTACATACCGTGTGCTTGTATTCCTAGCTGTAGTTTTAACTGTGCCGAAGAGCTTGGTAAATTGGCTCATCTTCATAGCAAAGACATTACTACAATCGTCGGGTATTCGGCTGTCCATGACCAAACAGACGAGCACAGCTCTGAAGTGTTTTTGAAGGAAGGTGGCGTATCATTGTTCCGAGATATGGCTGGGAATAACGATCACTTTCAATTAGTTCAGGTTATTACAGATACAAATAGTAGACCAATGAAGGGAACGTTTCAAGAACTTTTTCAGCAATGCCTCATTAAAAATCCTGTGTCGATTTGCATACCAGACGAAACAAAAGAACGCATTGTGACAGcgtttataaattatatcatgCTTCCTAATTTTAAAGCATCTATATTTTTTGGTAAACTGTCCGAAATGTCGAAATTCTTCTTGCGAAAAGAAGTTAAAAGCAAACTTGAAGAATCTATAAGAAAGGTGTCATGCGACAAAATGACACTTGATCCAGAAAACTGCAGATCCTTGATCAAAGCGTGTTTCGATTCAGCTTTAGATCAAACTGATACACTTGCTTACCCGACATTTGGCGCTACTCGATTTTATAAGCCTATAGACGATGCTATGCGATGGCGCGACGTCGAAGCCTTAAGCCGCAACTTTGATATAGAGTATGTAAGTGTTCCAGACTGTGAGAAAAAGTTTAATTCAGTTACTAGTCTTTGTATAAGTAAAGCAGAAAAAAAGGGCAAAAAGGATACTAATACATTACCAGATAGGACTGGTCGTGAGTTCGATGATGAAGAAAAGCGAAGGCTAACAGGTTCATCAGATTTGAAACAGAAAACAGGACAAGTTAAACAAAAGCAAGGTGAAACGAGTaggaaaaaaatgtaa